The following are from one region of the Vitis riparia cultivar Riparia Gloire de Montpellier isolate 1030 chromosome 9, EGFV_Vit.rip_1.0, whole genome shotgun sequence genome:
- the LOC117921595 gene encoding protein CURVATURE THYLAKOID 1C, chloroplastic: protein MAYSVLASLPPPLLVHRREALVRALNRFPVSINRGRQSSLSVVAKATGESSESSTTLSIVKSVQNVWGDPEDRFALFGLGFAAIVAVWASANLITAIDNLPLIPGVFEFIGILYSWWFIYRYLLFKPNREELFEIINKSVSEVLGQ from the exons ATGGCTTATTCCGTTCTTGCAAGCCTGCCACCACCATTGTTGGTCCACAGAAGAGAGGCCCTTGTGAGGGCTCTTAATAGATTCCCAGTTTCTATCAATAGAG GGAGACAGAGTTCTTTATCTGTTGTTGCAAAGGCTACAGGAGAAAGTTCTGAATCTTCAACAACCCTGAGCATTGTTAAATCGGTTCAAAATGTT TGGGGTGATCCTGAAGATCGGTTTGCTCTGTTTGGTTTGGGGTTTGCTGCTATAGTAGCTGTATGGGCATCAGCAAATCTGATTACT GCCATCGACAATCTTCCTCTAATCCCAGGTGTATTTGAATTCATTGGGATATTGTATTCCTGG TGGTTCATATATCGGTATCTGTTGTTCAAGCCCAACAG GGAAGAGCTGTTCGAAATCATCAACAAGTCTGTATCGGAAGTACTGGGCCAGTGA
- the LOC117922463 gene encoding pentatricopeptide repeat-containing protein At2g01510, mitochondrial-like has product MLLHFKRKLKRPSPPFSALSSLLKPTFFASLSLQYQSPNPSFTSSAPQFDNNQTHLKAIPSCSNPHAESTCLTPTYSNYASLLQSCIARKAIKPGKQLHAQVCLTGFGFDTVIATKLVNLYCVCDSLSSARLLFDRIPKHNIFLWNVLIRGYAWNGPYEAAVQLYYQMFDYGLVPDNFTFPFVLKACAALSAIEHGREIHEHVVQTGWEKDVFVGAALIDMYAKCGCVGSAREVFDKILVRDAVLWNSMLAAYSQNGHPDACLSLCSEMMLTGLRPTEATLVTAISASADNAALPQGRELHGLSWRQEFESHDKVKTALVDMYAKCGSVRVARNLFERLGVKRVVSWNAMITGYAMHGHATEALDLFEEMNRVAKPDHITFVGVLSACSHGGLLEEGWMFFETMIRDYKIDPTVQHYTCMVDLLGHSGRLDEAYNLIMQMKVVPDSGVWGALLNSCKIHANVELGEIALERLIELQPDDAGNYVILSNIYAQAGKWEGVAKLRKLMTDRRLKKSIACSWVEVKNKVHAFLSGDTSHPLSDEIYAELERVGGLMKEAGYSPSTGSVFHDVEDDEKANMVCSHSERLAIAFGLISTPPGTRLLITKNLRICEDCHVAIKFISKITEREITVRDVNRYHHFKDGVCSCGDYW; this is encoded by the coding sequence ATGCTTCTGCACTTCAAAAGAAAGCTGAAAAGACCCTCTCCTCCTTTCTCTGCGCTCTCCTCTCTCCTCAAACCCACCTTCTTTGCTTCACTCTCTCTTCAATACCAATCCCCAAATCCCTCATTCACATCATCAGCTCCTCAATTCGACAACAATCAAACGCACCTTAAAGCCATTCCTTCTTGTTCTAACCCTCATGCGGAATCCACTTGTCTAACACCCACATACTCTAATTATGCCTCTCTCCTCCAATCTTGTATCGCCCGAAAAGCGATCAAGCCTGGAAAACAACTCCACGCCCAAGTTTGCCTCACTGGGTTTGGTTTTGATACCGTCATAGCCACCAAACTTGTGAATCTTTATTGTGTTTGTGATTCTTTATCAAGTGCCCGCCTGCTGTTCGATAGAATTCCCAAGCATAATATTTTCCTTTGGAATGTGTTAATTAGAGGGTATGCTTGGAATGGACCCTATGAGGCTGCCGTCCAGCTGTACTACCAAATGTTTGATTATGGGCTTGTGCCCGATAATTTTACCTTCCCATTTGTTCTCAAGGCTTGTGCCGCTCTGTCTGCAATTGAGCATGGGAGGGAAATTCATGAGCATGTGGTTCAGACCGGATGGGAAAAGGATGTGTTTGTGGGTGCGGCGCTTATTGATATGTATGCTAAGTGTGGCTGTGTGGGGAGTGCTCGTGAAGTTTTTGATAAGATTTTGGTAAGAGATGCTGTTTTGTGGAACTCTATGCTTGCAGCTTATTCCCAAAATGGCCACCCGGATGCCTGTCTTTCTCTTTGCAGTGAGATGATGTTGACGGGTCTGAGACCTACCGAGGCTACCCTTGTCACTGCAATCTCGGCCTCAGCTGATAATGCAGCACTTCCTCAAGGGAGAGAGCTTCATGGGTTGAGTTGGAGGCAAGAGTTTGAATCCCATGACAAAGTGAAAACTGCACTGGTTGATATGTATGCTAAGTGTGGTTCAGTAAGGGTTGCACGGAATTTGTTTGAGAGACTTGGAGTGAAAAGAGTTGTTTCTTGGAATGCCATGATTACTGGGTATGCAATGCATGGCCATGCTACTGAAGCACTTGACTTGTTTGAGGAGATGAATAGAGTAGCTAAGCCTGATCATATAACTTTTGTAGGTGTTTTATCAGCTTGCAGCCATGGAGGTTTGCTGGAGGAAGGCTGgatgttttttgaaacaatGATAAGAGATTATAAGATTGATCCAACGGTTCAGCACTATACATGCATGGTTGATCTCCTTGGCCATTCTGGTCGATTGGATGAGGCTTATAATCTTATAATGCAAATGAAAGTGGTGCCAGATTCTGGTGTTTGGGGTGCTTTGTTGAACTCATGCAAAATCCATGCAAATGTGGAGTTGGGGGAAATAGCATTAGAGAGGCTAATTGAGCTTCAACCTGACGATGCTGGCAATTATGTGATTTTATCGAACATTTATGCTCAAGCAGGGAAGTGGGAAGGAGTTGCAAAGCTTAGAAAGTTAATGACTGATAGGAGACTGAAGAAAAGCATTGCTTGTAGCTGGGTTGAAGTGAAAAACAAAGTCCATGCATTTCTTTCTGGAGATACTTCACATCCTCTGTCAGATGAGATATACGCAGAGTTAGAGAGGGTGGGAGGACTAATGAAAGAAGCTGGCTATAGCCCGAGTACTGGATCAGTTTTCCATGATGTCGAGGACGATGAGAAGGCTAATATGGTTTGCAGTCACAGCGAGAGACTAGCGATCGCATTTGGACTCATAAGTACGCCCCCTGGGACCAGGCTTCTAATAACCAAGAACCTCCGTATTTGTGAGGACTGCCATGTTGCGATCAAGTTCATATCAAAAATCACCGAGAGGGAAATCACCGTAAGAGATGTTAATCGCTACCACCATTTCAAGGATGGTGTATGTTCTTGTGGTGATTATTGGTGA